One region of Acidaminococcales bacterium genomic DNA includes:
- the nusB gene encoding transcription antitermination factor NusB — translation MSRRLAREMALQTLFQMEFSSIGPKAAFAAVRKEYADNMEESSVDYATSLVTGVSRRRKALTGLVAKYAKGWDVLRIANVDMTILRICIYEIYFSRERIDTGIAINEAVEIAKIYGDNDSPRFINGILGNMVKTLDMKKACADVPGD, via the coding sequence ATGAGCCGCCGGTTGGCCAGGGAAATGGCCTTGCAGACGCTTTTTCAAATGGAATTTTCATCGATTGGCCCCAAAGCGGCTTTCGCGGCCGTGCGGAAAGAATATGCGGACAACATGGAAGAAAGCAGCGTTGATTACGCAACTTCTTTGGTCACCGGAGTCAGCCGCCGCAGAAAGGCCTTGACCGGATTGGTCGCCAAATACGCCAAAGGTTGGGACGTTTTGCGGATTGCCAACGTCGATATGACCATACTGCGCATTTGCATTTATGAAATTTATTTTTCCCGCGAGCGGATAGACACCGGCATTGCGATCAACGAGGCGGTGGAGATCGCGAAAATTTACGGGGACAACGATTCGCCGCGTTTTATCAATGGGATATTGGGCAATATGGTTAAAACATTGGACATGAAAAAAGCGTGCGCGGATGTTCCTGGGGATTGA
- a CDS encoding DUF2273 domain-containing protein, whose protein sequence is MSGVKDFFASLWQTHRGRIVGVALALAVGVMFLVLGFFKTLFLLALMSGGYILGGKVDNKEDLLELLDRILPPGYHK, encoded by the coding sequence GTGTCTGGCGTGAAAGATTTCTTCGCGTCCCTCTGGCAGACGCACCGGGGACGCATAGTCGGCGTTGCCCTTGCGCTGGCCGTCGGGGTCATGTTTCTCGTGCTTGGCTTTTTCAAAACGCTTTTTCTGCTTGCCTTGATGTCGGGCGGTTACATATTGGGCGGGAAAGTCGACAACAAAGAGGATTTGCTGGAGCTTTTGGACAGGATCCTGCCGCCGGGATACCACAAATGA
- the amaP gene encoding alkaline shock response membrane anchor protein AmaP, which translates to MHIVDRIVLAFYTLFIAAISLAMLCFALGLFPFEFALNQITLFYGRWEVAAAAAALFLVSLRLLAAGIGGRGAKELAVPMSDGGTVRISMSAVRKFVEKTVAQVRGVHNVKAQISAVGDELRIKLAAGVLPEMNVPETSRLVREKVKNNVKETIGREVSEVDIFFNTIAYDVKEK; encoded by the coding sequence ATGCACATAGTCGATCGGATCGTTTTGGCTTTTTATACTTTGTTTATAGCGGCAATTTCTTTGGCAATGCTTTGTTTCGCGCTCGGCCTTTTCCCTTTTGAGTTTGCGCTTAACCAGATTACTCTGTTTTACGGCCGTTGGGAGGTTGCCGCCGCTGCCGCCGCGCTGTTTTTGGTAAGCCTGCGCCTGCTTGCCGCCGGAATCGGCGGCAGGGGCGCGAAGGAGCTGGCCGTGCCCATGAGCGACGGCGGGACGGTCAGGATAAGCATGTCCGCCGTCCGCAAGTTTGTCGAAAAAACCGTTGCGCAGGTCAGGGGAGTGCACAACGTGAAAGCGCAAATTTCCGCCGTAGGCGACGAGCTGCGCATAAAGCTGGCAGCGGGCGTGCTGCCGGAAATGAACGTGCCGGAGACGAGCAGGCTGGTACGGGAAAAGGTCAAAAACAACGTAAAAGAAACGATCGGGCGCGAAGTTTCCGAAGTTGACATTTTCTTTAACACGATTGCTTATGATGTGAAAGAAAAATAA
- a CDS encoding Asp23/Gls24 family envelope stress response protein, with translation MSDLNTPVPFADDDPGAVRIADEVVNIIAGLAATEVPGVAGMSGGIVGGIAELLGKKNLSKGVKTRIGDREVSVDLYVVLEYGINIPATALKIQEKVKEAIENMSGLKVAEINIHVQGITNIDKIKENQNKDIIE, from the coding sequence GTGAGCGACCTTAACACGCCGGTTCCGTTTGCGGACGACGATCCGGGGGCAGTGCGCATTGCCGATGAAGTAGTCAATATAATCGCCGGCCTGGCGGCCACCGAAGTGCCGGGAGTGGCCGGCATGAGCGGCGGCATCGTCGGCGGGATCGCCGAACTTTTGGGCAAGAAGAACCTTTCAAAAGGGGTAAAGACGCGCATTGGCGACAGGGAGGTCTCGGTTGATCTGTACGTTGTTTTGGAGTATGGCATAAACATTCCGGCCACGGCGCTAAAAATACAAGAGAAGGTAAAAGAAGCCATTGAGAACATGAGCGGCCTGAAGGTGGCGGAAATCAACATACATGTGCAAGGCATCACCAATATTGACAAAATAAAGGAAAATCAAAACAAAGACATCATTGAATAG